Proteins from one Choloepus didactylus isolate mChoDid1 chromosome 4, mChoDid1.pri, whole genome shotgun sequence genomic window:
- the LOC119533152 gene encoding LOW QUALITY PROTEIN: DDB1- and CUL4-associated factor 5-like (The sequence of the model RefSeq protein was modified relative to this genomic sequence to represent the inferred CDS: inserted 1 base in 1 codon; deleted 1 base in 1 codon; substituted 1 base at 1 genomic stop codon) yields the protein MEQAIHSRVKPIQLKGEYHSNIFCLAFSSGITKVFSGGNDEQVILHDVESCETLDVFAHEDAAYGLSVSPVNDNIFASSSDDSWVFIWDTRESPHGEPFCLARYPSTFHSVMFNPVEPRLLVTANSKEGVGLWDIRKPQSSLLHYGGNLSLQSAMSVQFNSNGTQLLALRRRLPPVLYDIHSRLPAFQFDNQGYFNSCTMKSCCFAADRDQYSLSGSDDFNLYMWRIPADPEAGGIVKVVNGAFMVLKGHRSFVNWVRFNPHTYMICSSGVEKIIKIWSPYKQPGYTRDLDGPIEDDSRCLYTHEEYISLVLNSGSGLSHDYANQSVQEDPRVMAFFDSLVRREVEGWSSDSDSDLSESTILQLHAGVSERPGYTDSESSVSLPHSPPPTVDESTDNALHLGPLRVTTANTVASTPPPPTREDAASRQQRLSALQRHQDKRLLALSNESDSEENTCEVELDTDLFPRLRSPSPEDESSSSSSSEDEEELNEGXASTQQQNARRCQQKAPREERPSAPPKPINTYTGEDNYDYPQIKVNDLSSSPTSSPEQGTSTLEIQPSWTSPTSEIESVERKIYKAYKWLCYSCISYSNNKDGETSLVSGEADDGSEGTSHKDNPAPSSSEEACLNTAMVGRNQDLPPEGHSKDAFKEGTSRNSSNGPGHEHGSHPWAEVPEGTSQETNNGGSVEHSFETKKLNGKAWSKALSSGAEEPPSSPVPKASGSTLSSGPGNCPRTQSDDNEERSLETVCANHNNGSLHPRPPHPHNNGQNFGELEVVAFSSPGHLDTDXDNLSLTGTLLHKDCCGSEMACETPNAGTREDPTDPPTTDSSRGVHGHGGLKRHRVDLKDADSKNPSSEKKLKT from the exons ATGGAACAAGCCATCCACTCCAGAGTCAAGCCCATACAGCTGAAAGGAGAGTATCATTCCAATATTTTTTGCCTGGCTTTCAGCAGTGGGATCACCAAAGTATTCTCAGGAGGAAATGATGAGCAAGTTATTCTCCATGATGTTGAAAGCTGCGAGACTCTGGACGTGTTTGCCCATGAAGATGCAGCATATGGCTTGTCTGTGAGCCCGGTGAATGACAACATTTTTGCCAGCTCCTCAGATGACAGCTGGGTTTTCATCTGGGACACCCGGGAGTCTCCCCATGGAGAGCCCTTCTGCCTGGCACGCTATCCATCAACCTTTCACAGTGTCATGTTTAATCCTGTGGAGCCCAGGTTACTGGTCACAGCCAATTCAAAGGAAGGAGTGGGACTCTGGGATATTCGAAAACCTCAGAGTTCTCTCCTGCACTATGGTGGCAACCTCTCCCTCCAAAGCGCCATGAGTGTGCAATTCAACAGCAATGGGACCCAGCTGTTGGCCCTGAGGCGTCGCCTG CCCCCTGTGCTGTATGACATCCACTCCCGCTTGCCTGCGTTCCAGTTTGACAATCAGGGCTACTTCAACTCTTGCACCATGAAAAGCTGCTGTTTTGCAGCAGATCGTGACCAATACAGCCTTTCAGGCTCTGATGATTTCAACCTATACATGTGGAGAATTCCTGCAGATCCAGAAGCGGGTGGCATTGTTAAGGTAGTCAATGGAGCCTTCATGGTGCTGAAAGGGCATCGGTCTTTTGTTAACTGGGTTCGATTTAATCCCCATACCTACATGATCTGCTCTTCTGGTGTAGAAAAGATTATTAAGATCTGGAGCCCATACAAGCAGCCAGGATATACCAGAGACCTCGACGGTCCGATCGAGGATGATTCCCGCTGCCTCTATACCCATGAAGAGTACATTAGTCTGGTGCTGAATAGTGGGAGTGGCCTGTCACATGACTATGCCAACCAGTCTGTCCAGGAAGACCCCCGGGTGATGGCCTTCTTTGACTCGTTGGTGCGCCGTGAGGTCGAGGGCTGGAGCTCCGACTCAGACAGTGACCTCAGCGAGAGCACCATCCTCCAGCTGCACGCCGGTGTCAGCGAGCGCCCCGGCTACACCGACTCAGAGTCCTCGGTCTccctgccccactccccaccccccacagtgGACGAGTCTACCGACAACGCCCTCCACCTGGGGCCCCTGAGGGTCACCACCGCAAACACAGTGGCATCAACTCCGCCACCGCCCACACGCGAGGATGCAGCCTCTCGCCAGCAGCGCTTGTCTGCTCTGCAGCGCCACCAGGACAAGCGCCTCCTGGCCCTTTCCAACGAGTCCGATTCTGAAGAAAACACCTGCGAGGTTGAACTAGACACTGATCTTTTCCCCCGGCTGCGATCACCCAGCCCTGAAGATGAGTCCAGCAGCTCCAGCAGCTCAGAAGATGAGGAGGAGCTGAATGAAGGTTGAGCTTCCACCCAGCAGCAGAATGCCAGGCGGTGCCAACAGAAGGCACCCCGAGAAGAGAGGCCCAGTGCCCCACCCAAGCCCATCAACACCTACACTGGAGAAGACAACTATGATTACCCCCAGATCAAAGTGAATGACCTCTCTTCCTCCCCTACCTCCTCCCCTGAGCAGGGCACTTCCACCTTGGAGATTCAACCGAGCTGGACATCGCCAACTTCCGAGATAGAGTCGGTCGAGCGAAAGATTTATAAAGCTTACAAGTGGCTCTGCTACTCCTGTATCTCCTATTCAAATAACAAAGATGGAGAGACCTCTCTAGTGTCTGGGGAGGCAGATGATGGGAGCGAAGGAACCAGCCACAAGGACAACCCAGCCCCTTCTTCCAGTGAGGAAGCTTGTCTAAACACAGCTATGGTCGGGAGGAACCAGGACCTGCCCCCTGAAGGCCACAGCAAGGATGCTTTTAAAGAAGGGACTTCTAGAAACTCCAGCAATGGCCCAGGCCATGAGCATGGCAGCCACCCTTGGGCAGAGGTGCCAGAAGGCACTTCTCAGGAAACTAACAATGGTGGCTCTGTAGAACACTCTTTTGAAACCAAGAAGCTCAATGGAAAAGCCTGGAGCAAGGCCTTGAGCAGTGGGGCTGAGGAGCCACCCTCTTCTCCTGTCCCCAAGGCATCTGGCTCCACTCTCAGCAGTGGGCCTGGCAACTGTCCCAGGACCCAGTCCGACGACAACGAGGAGAGGAGCCTGGAAACCGTCTGTGCCAACCACAACAATGGAAGCTTGCACCCCcgcccccctcacccccacaaCAATGGACAGAACTTTGGGGAGCTGGAAGTGGTGGCCTTCTCCTCCCCAGGACATTTGGACACTG CTGATAACTTGTCTCTGACAGGGACACTCCTACACAAAGATTGTTGTGGTTCTGAAATGGCCTGTGAGACCCCTAATGCTGGAACGAGAGAGGACCCCACTGATCCTCCAACCACAGACAGCAGCAGGGGTGTTCATGGCCACGGTGGCCTCAAAAGGCACCGAGTTGATTTAAAAGATGCAGATTCAAAGAATCCCTCCtcagagaagaaattgaaaacatga